A genome region from Osmerus mordax isolate fOsmMor3 chromosome 27, fOsmMor3.pri, whole genome shotgun sequence includes the following:
- the ghrhrl gene encoding growth hormone releasing hormone receptor, like, giving the protein MCVFLCGISLVLSLTSSAFSSLHPECEYISQLEEAEQHCLQNIEDHTNHSSQDCLPFWDFIHCWPSAVVGEIIHVACPSVFSFFENNTVSRNCTHTGWSDPFPPYHIACSVDDNIPEESYFAKVKLIYTIGYGTSLAFLTIAVGILLLFRRLRCARNYIHIQLFITFILKAVAVFIKDANLFSEDTDHCTLSNAACKASVVFCHYCVMTNFFWLLVEALYLNSLLLSSFHHSRRCLWGFAMLGWGVPVFFIALWIGSRVYFEDTECWDINEDSPFWWIIKGPIVVSIGINFILFMNIIRILIQKLNPRLIHFNNSSQYRRLTKSTLLLIPLFGTHYMVFNFLPDYFNVNLRLCIELCIGSFQGLIVAILYCFLNQEVQKEVQMHWLRWQENSYGVVPPGAKGSQMDTPF; this is encoded by the exons ATGTGCGTGTTTCTCTGTGGGATTTCCCTTGTCTTGTCACTGACCTCATCT GCTTTTTCCAGTCTGCATCCGGAGTGTGAGTACATTTCTCAGCTGGAGGAAGCAGAACAACACTGTCTGCAGAACATTGAGGATCACACCAACCACAGTTCACAAG ACTGTCTCCCTTTCTGGGACTTCATACACTGCTGGCCCAGTGCTGTGGTCGGAGAGATAATTCACGTCGCTTGTCCTTCTGTattctccttctttgagaacaACACAG TTAGTCGCAACTGCACCCACACAGGATGGTCAGACCCCTTCCCTCCGTACCACATCGCCTGCAGTGTGGATGACAACATTCccgag GAGTCTTACTTTGCTAAAGTGAAGCTAATCTACACCATTGGCTATGGGACATCTCTGGCCTTCCTGACTATCGCCGTTGGAATCCTTCTACTCTTCAG GAGGCTCCGCTGTGCCAGGAACTACATCCACATCCAACTCTTCATCACCTTCATCTTGAAGGCGGTGGCTGTGTTCATCAAGGATGCCAACCTCTTCAGCGAGGACACTGACCACTGTACCCTTTCCAAC GCTGCCTGTAAGGCCTCTGTGGTGTTCTGTCACTACTGTGTGATGACTAACTTCTTCTGGCTCCTGGTAGAGGCTCTGTACCTCAACTCCCTGCTGCTATCCTCCTTCCATCACAGCCGTCGTTGTCTCTGGGGGTTTGCCATGCTGGGCtggg GCGTGCCAGTATTTTTCATCGCCTTGTGGATCGGGTCCAGGGTATACTTTGAAGACACTGA ATGTTGGGATATCAATGAAGACTCACCCTTCTGGTGGATTATAAAAGGGCCGATTGTGGTCTCTATAGGG ATCAACTTTATTCTCTTCATGAATATTATCAGAATCCTGATTCAGAAATTGAATCCCCGTCTCATCCACTTCAACAACTCATCCCAGTACAG ACGCCTCACTaaatccaccctcctcctcatccctctgttcGGAACCCACTACATGGTGTTTAACTTCCTGCCTGATTACTTTAATGTGAACCTGCGACTCTGTATCGAGCTCTGCATCGGCTCATTTCAG ggTCTCATTGTGGCGATTCTCTATTGCTTTCTCAATCAGGAG GTCCAGAAGGAGGTCCAGATGCACTGGTTGAGGTGGCAGGAGAACAGCTATGGAGTGGTTCCTCCCGGAGCCAAGGGCAGTCAGATGGACACACCGTTCTAA